One segment of Niabella beijingensis DNA contains the following:
- a CDS encoding Gfo/Idh/MocA family protein: MLNIGIVGLGEGRSTMSAALQSKKMQLKMICDANEALCKQRSKEFRFEHYTTHYEALLNDPDIDIVAIYTPDHLHAQHVAQALQHGKHVVCTKPFIDDLADAKDLLKLQQKTGKKVFVGQSSRFFEPYKRQRADFEKGLIGELITVESHYNADHRWFLKKKWALEKSFKWLYGGLSHPVDFIRWYLPDIEEVMGYGMISANGRKAGLKNEDTMHFIFRNKDGRIARVSGAYTGPIQPAYRESGMSCILRGTEGASQADYHELRYAITNKKGEQQLITWGDQQLNHYFRFEGQSHHAGEYQNYLEYFADGITNNTTAYPDMAEGIGTVALLQAMDRSLKTRQPVLVKALLKEYGLGKLQ, encoded by the coding sequence ATGTTAAATATTGGGATCGTTGGATTAGGAGAAGGCCGCAGTACGATGTCGGCCGCATTGCAAAGCAAAAAAATGCAGTTGAAAATGATTTGCGATGCCAATGAAGCATTATGTAAACAACGCAGTAAAGAGTTCCGGTTTGAGCATTATACCACACATTATGAAGCATTGTTGAATGATCCGGACATCGACATTGTTGCTATTTATACCCCGGATCATTTACATGCGCAGCATGTGGCGCAGGCATTGCAACATGGTAAGCATGTAGTTTGCACCAAACCCTTTATTGATGATCTTGCTGATGCAAAGGATTTATTGAAGCTGCAGCAAAAGACCGGGAAGAAGGTGTTTGTAGGACAGAGCTCCCGTTTTTTTGAACCCTATAAGCGGCAGCGGGCGGATTTTGAAAAAGGCCTGATCGGTGAGCTGATCACGGTAGAGAGCCATTATAATGCCGATCACCGCTGGTTCCTGAAAAAGAAATGGGCCCTGGAAAAATCGTTTAAATGGCTGTATGGCGGATTGAGTCACCCGGTGGATTTTATCCGCTGGTACCTGCCGGATATCGAGGAAGTGATGGGCTATGGGATGATCAGTGCCAATGGAAGAAAGGCAGGATTGAAAAATGAAGATACCATGCATTTTATTTTCAGGAATAAGGACGGACGCATAGCCCGTGTAAGCGGCGCCTATACAGGGCCCATTCAACCTGCTTACCGTGAAAGCGGGATGAGCTGTATCCTGCGCGGGACGGAAGGCGCCAGCCAGGCCGATTATCATGAATTGCGTTATGCCATCACCAATAAAAAAGGAGAGCAGCAATTGATCACCTGGGGCGATCAGCAATTGAATCATTATTTCCGGTTTGAAGGGCAGAGCCATCATGCCGGGGAGTATCAGAATTATCTGGAATATTTTGCCGACGGTATCACCAATAATACAACGGCCTATCCGGATATGGCTGAGGGCATCGGGACGGTAGCATTATTACAGGCCATGGACCGGAGTTTAAAAACAAGGCAGCCGGTTTTGGTAAAGGCACTGCTGAAGGAGTATGGGTTGGGGAAGTTGCAGTGA
- a CDS encoding alpha-hydroxy acid oxidase, protein MSTNLLQYNSQYPSVADLKRKAKKRIPKFAFDYLEGGCNDELNVWRNEEDFKQIFLMPQYLKKHNGVDMRTELFGHTYDAPFGIAPVGLQGLMWPNAPEILARAALKHNIPYILSTVSTSSIERIAEVTESKFWFQLYHPTENELRDDLLRRLGAVNCPVLVVLIDVPSFGLRYREIKAGLSMPPKNTISNFVQAAMHPVWGLETLRVGIPSFATLKPYMKKGMDMKKLGKFMNATFTGRVDADKVAAIREKWKGKLVVKGVVSEQDAELCAKIGVDGIIVSNHGGRQIDAGESTIRPLKGLAEKYKDKYKVMIDSGLRSGPDIGRSLACGADFTFMGRPFMYGVGALGKAGGDHTIAMFKAQLKQVMEQLCCETIHDFPAALIQ, encoded by the coding sequence ATGAGTACAAATTTACTGCAGTATAACTCCCAATATCCTTCCGTAGCGGATCTGAAAAGAAAGGCAAAAAAGCGCATCCCGAAATTTGCGTTCGACTACCTGGAAGGTGGGTGTAACGACGAACTGAATGTATGGCGGAACGAGGAAGATTTTAAACAGATCTTCCTGATGCCTCAGTACCTGAAAAAACATAATGGTGTGGATATGCGTACCGAGTTATTCGGACATACGTATGACGCTCCTTTTGGTATTGCACCTGTGGGGCTGCAGGGGCTGATGTGGCCCAATGCCCCGGAGATCCTGGCCAGGGCGGCATTAAAGCATAACATCCCTTATATTTTAAGTACGGTTTCAACCAGCAGCATTGAGCGTATTGCGGAAGTTACGGAAAGTAAATTCTGGTTCCAGTTGTATCATCCTACCGAAAATGAATTGCGGGATGATCTCCTGCGCCGGCTGGGAGCGGTGAACTGTCCGGTCCTGGTGGTGCTCATCGATGTACCTTCTTTCGGGTTGCGGTATCGCGAAATAAAAGCCGGACTTTCCATGCCGCCCAAAAATACGATCAGCAATTTTGTCCAGGCCGCCATGCATCCCGTGTGGGGACTGGAAACCCTCCGGGTTGGTATTCCTTCCTTTGCCACGTTAAAGCCCTATATGAAAAAGGGAATGGATATGAAGAAGCTGGGGAAATTTATGAATGCTACATTCACGGGCCGGGTTGATGCGGATAAAGTGGCGGCCATCAGGGAAAAATGGAAAGGGAAACTGGTGGTAAAGGGAGTGGTAAGTGAGCAGGATGCGGAGTTGTGCGCAAAGATCGGGGTGGATGGGATCATTGTTTCCAACCACGGTGGCCGCCAGATCGATGCAGGGGAATCGACCATTCGTCCGCTGAAAGGACTGGCTGAAAAGTATAAAGACAAATACAAGGTGATGATCGACAGCGGTCTTCGCTCGGGCCCGGATATTGGCCGGTCGCTGGCCTGCGGTGCCGATTTTACCTTTATGGGCCGGCCTTTTATGTATGGGGTGGGTGCGCTGGGCAAAGCCGGTGGCGATCATACCATTGCAATGTTTAAAGCGCAGCTGAAACAGGTAATGGAACAGCTTTGCTGCGAAACCATCCACGATTTTCCGGCAGCGCTGATACAGTGA
- a CDS encoding L-rhamnose mutarotase: MITGVFASLFAGGQVYVSPQGNDAAAGTIDAPKATLAAALREVREAGRTKQPHTLDKIILKGGTYYLKEPVLLRPEDNGSPSKPLIIGAAPGEAPVLSGGVLIKNWKKTTGRIEGLPEAAQGKVWVADVPVVNYVSFRQLWVNDQKATRAKSTSGNSMQRILNWDKKTGTAIIPLHSFENLEVTEGLEFFIHQWWEVASLRVRKLEKAGDSCRVYFHEPESHIQHEHPWPAPWLSSETGNSAFYLVNSLSFLDEPGEWYYDAATKKICYYPKEDEDMTTAETVIPVLENLFVVNGTPEYPVENIVIRGIRFQHSGWNRPSLQGHVPHQAGLYMTEAYKLKPAGTPEKPSLDNQAWVGRPEAAVAVSFANNIRFEDNRFEHLAATGLDFKIGVKSSAVAGNLFKDIGGTGIQGGYYGDDGTEIHRPYNPADLRMICENIAVSNNLITDIANEDWGCVGIGMGFSRRVIIERNEIENIPYSGISMGWGWTPAKNIMERNSIRYNKIHHYGRTNYDCAGIYTLSAQPGTVIEENDIDSIYKAPYAHLPTHWFYLYTDEGSSGITVRNNWTPAQKYLQNNNGPDNHWENNGPQVATAIKENAGLEQRYRELLKEKTSGHVHQAVNRQRKELIELISNSKKKIDGEKLKAFLQERKVQQATIGQWHDHTVIYGLVTDVNVLRGQLQKAFPETTVKVYQDLVYEFDRQARCPGAGIAKDWTDIIMTANLVNDSKKQQEYLGYHATQFEKWPEISNGFCNADFQQLRVFKNGKQLMLVISIPKGKKLEELNPKTTENNPRVNEWNQIMSDYQEGIEGTKKGETWVEFSEK; the protein is encoded by the coding sequence TTGATTACGGGAGTTTTTGCCTCGCTTTTTGCGGGTGGTCAGGTCTATGTTTCGCCACAGGGAAATGATGCCGCTGCGGGTACCATCGATGCGCCCAAGGCTACATTAGCGGCGGCCCTCCGGGAAGTAAGGGAAGCAGGCCGGACAAAACAACCGCATACACTTGATAAGATCATCCTCAAAGGCGGTACCTACTATTTAAAGGAACCGGTTTTGTTAAGGCCGGAGGACAATGGCAGCCCGTCAAAGCCGCTGATCATCGGAGCGGCTCCGGGTGAAGCGCCTGTTTTAAGTGGCGGCGTTTTAATAAAGAACTGGAAAAAAACTACCGGCCGGATAGAAGGATTACCGGAGGCGGCGCAGGGTAAGGTCTGGGTTGCTGACGTGCCGGTGGTAAATTACGTTTCCTTCCGTCAGCTTTGGGTAAATGATCAGAAAGCCACCAGGGCAAAAAGTACATCCGGCAATAGCATGCAGCGCATTTTGAACTGGGATAAAAAAACGGGGACTGCGATTATTCCGTTGCATTCTTTTGAAAACCTTGAGGTAACAGAAGGACTGGAATTCTTTATTCATCAATGGTGGGAGGTAGCCAGCTTGCGCGTCCGCAAACTGGAGAAAGCGGGTGATAGCTGCCGGGTTTATTTTCACGAGCCGGAAAGCCATATCCAGCATGAGCATCCCTGGCCGGCGCCCTGGCTCTCATCCGAGACAGGCAACTCTGCCTTTTACCTGGTCAATTCGCTTTCCTTTCTGGATGAACCGGGAGAATGGTACTATGATGCGGCAACAAAAAAGATCTGTTATTATCCAAAGGAAGATGAGGATATGACCACTGCGGAGACGGTGATCCCTGTTTTAGAAAATCTTTTTGTCGTGAACGGGACACCGGAATATCCCGTCGAAAATATTGTGATCAGGGGGATCCGCTTTCAGCACAGCGGCTGGAACCGCCCGTCCCTGCAGGGACATGTGCCGCACCAGGCGGGCTTGTACATGACTGAAGCCTATAAGCTGAAGCCGGCGGGCACTCCGGAAAAACCATCGCTGGACAACCAGGCCTGGGTAGGGCGACCGGAGGCTGCGGTTGCCGTATCCTTTGCAAATAATATCCGTTTTGAAGACAATCGTTTTGAACACCTGGCCGCAACCGGTCTGGATTTTAAGATCGGGGTAAAGTCGTCAGCGGTTGCCGGAAATCTTTTTAAAGATATCGGCGGAACGGGTATCCAGGGCGGTTATTATGGCGATGATGGTACGGAGATTCACAGGCCCTATAACCCCGCGGACCTGCGGATGATCTGCGAAAATATCGCGGTTTCCAATAATCTCATCACTGATATTGCCAATGAAGACTGGGGCTGTGTGGGGATCGGAATGGGATTTTCAAGACGCGTGATCATCGAACGGAACGAGATTGAAAATATCCCCTATTCAGGGATCAGCATGGGCTGGGGGTGGACACCCGCAAAAAATATCATGGAGCGCAACAGCATCCGGTATAATAAGATCCATCATTATGGCCGGACCAACTATGATTGTGCAGGGATCTATACATTAAGCGCGCAACCGGGAACAGTGATCGAGGAAAATGATATCGACAGTATTTATAAGGCGCCCTATGCGCACCTGCCCACGCATTGGTTTTACCTGTACACAGATGAAGGTTCATCGGGCATTACGGTGCGCAATAACTGGACGCCTGCTCAAAAATATCTGCAGAATAATAACGGTCCGGATAATCATTGGGAAAATAATGGTCCGCAGGTGGCAACAGCGATAAAAGAAAATGCCGGATTGGAGCAGCGTTACCGGGAACTGTTAAAGGAAAAAACAAGCGGCCATGTACACCAGGCGGTCAACCGGCAACGGAAGGAGTTGATCGAGCTGATCAGCAATAGCAAAAAGAAGATCGATGGAGAGAAGCTGAAAGCATTCTTACAGGAAAGAAAAGTACAGCAGGCAACCATTGGGCAGTGGCATGATCATACCGTGATCTATGGCCTGGTTACGGATGTGAACGTGCTGCGCGGACAACTGCAAAAAGCATTCCCGGAAACGACTGTTAAAGTATACCAGGACCTGGTGTATGAGTTTGACCGGCAGGCTCGTTGTCCCGGTGCAGGTATTGCAAAAGATTGGACGGATATCATCATGACCGCCAACCTGGTGAACGACTCCAAAAAGCAGCAGGAATATCTTGGCTACCATGCTACACAATTCGAAAAATGGCCGGAGATCTCCAACGGGTTTTGCAACGCCGATTTTCAGCAATTACGGGTATTTAAAAACGGAAAGCAATTGATGCTGGTGATCAGTATTCCGAAGGGGAAAAAGCTGGAAGAGCTAAACCCCAAAACAACGGAAAATAATCCGCGGGTGAATGAATGGAATCAAATCATGAGCGACTACCAGGAAGGGATTGAAGGAACGAAGAAGGGTGAAACCTGGGTGGAGTTTAGTGAGAAGTGA
- the tnpA gene encoding IS200/IS605 family transposase, producing the protein MANTYQQVYIQAVFAVKYRAAVLHASWREQVQAVIGNLINGTNSRTLIVNGMEDHMHCFFKLSPVISISELMKTVKAKSSKYINDHRLTRERFEWQRGYGVFSYNQRDVDMIYRYVQNQEAHHQKRTFLAEYLELLKEFEISYDDEYLFHELL; encoded by the coding sequence ATGGCAAACACCTACCAACAAGTATACATTCAGGCAGTTTTTGCGGTGAAGTATCGCGCTGCCGTCCTCCACGCATCCTGGCGGGAACAGGTACAGGCCGTCATCGGCAACCTGATTAACGGAACCAACAGTAGAACCCTTATTGTAAATGGTATGGAGGATCACATGCATTGCTTTTTCAAACTTAGTCCGGTCATTTCCATATCGGAACTGATGAAGACGGTGAAAGCGAAATCTTCCAAGTACATCAATGATCATCGTCTTACCCGGGAACGCTTTGAATGGCAACGGGGCTACGGCGTCTTCTCGTACAACCAGCGGGATGTGGACATGATCTACCGGTATGTACAAAACCAGGAAGCGCACCACCAGAAAAGAACATTCCTGGCAGAGTACCTGGAACTACTCAAAGAATTCGAGATCAGTTACGATGATGAGTATCTTTTCCATGAGTTGTTGTAA
- a CDS encoding sugar phosphate isomerase/epimerase family protein, producing MKKILLYLFILALPFAGMAQKSQRYKIALIDLMLLKRQKLSALPLAKELSADGIEIDMGGLGNRETFDNKLAIDSVRTQYLQKAKELNLEIPSLAMTGYYAQSFCGREQYKKSIADCIATMKQMNVKTAFLPLGIQCDLKKNPEKRPSVVARLKEAGKMAQDAGVVIAIETALSAKEEVALLKEIGSPAIRIYFNFSNPLKEGRGLFKELRILGAKNIAMIHCTNKDSVWLQNDPQLDLYRVKKTLDQMRWSGWLVVERSRDAQHPRDVKYNYGANVAYLKKVFQGQEK from the coding sequence ATGAAAAAAATACTCTTATATCTCTTTATCCTTGCATTACCATTTGCCGGTATGGCCCAAAAATCTCAACGTTACAAAATCGCATTGATCGACCTGATGCTGCTGAAGCGCCAGAAGCTCAGCGCGCTGCCGCTCGCAAAGGAGCTGAGCGCGGATGGGATTGAGATCGATATGGGCGGACTGGGCAACCGGGAGACTTTTGATAACAAACTGGCAATCGATTCCGTAAGAACGCAATACCTTCAGAAAGCAAAAGAGCTGAACCTGGAAATTCCCTCCCTTGCTATGACGGGGTATTATGCACAATCCTTCTGCGGCCGGGAGCAGTATAAAAAATCAATTGCCGATTGTATCGCCACTATGAAGCAAATGAATGTTAAGACGGCTTTTCTGCCCCTGGGTATACAATGTGATCTGAAGAAGAATCCCGAAAAACGACCGTCAGTAGTAGCCCGTTTAAAGGAGGCGGGTAAGATGGCACAGGATGCCGGGGTGGTGATTGCGATAGAAACGGCGCTATCGGCAAAAGAGGAAGTAGCGCTGCTGAAAGAGATCGGCTCGCCGGCCATCAGGATCTATTTTAATTTCTCTAATCCATTAAAGGAAGGCCGGGGTCTGTTTAAAGAACTTCGCATATTGGGCGCTAAGAACATCGCCATGATCCATTGCACCAATAAGGACAGCGTATGGTTGCAGAACGATCCGCAGCTGGATCTTTACAGGGTGAAAAAGACCTTGGATCAAATGAGATGGAGTGGCTGGCTAGTGGTAGAGCGGTCCCGCGATGCACAACATCCCCGGGATGTAAAGTATAATTACGGCGCCAATGTGGCGTATCTTAAAAAAGTATTCCAGGGGCAGGAAAAATAA
- a CDS encoding alpha/beta hydrolase family protein, with product MLYLRRTLVLWVTLLGFFAGAQENTDNRYAEPLDQVLKHIETRYGIAIRYPDSLVKGKMLNYARWRFRPDVEETLKDVLAPFDLKAKKDGDKKYKIGDYEYYRWAVEDGWAELDRIAAQYKNTTEWEARKKELKQCILEKLQLAKLPSWPISKPIITPLRKYNGYSVENIALEILPGVWINGSLYKPANYKGKIPVILNPDGHWPQQRYRADCQLRCAALAKMGAMAFSYDLFAWGESLLQFRSQDHRRSLAMTIQALGAIRILDYLLALKDADTSRVGITGGSGGGSHTVLMTAIDDRIKVSAPVVSLSSYFYGGCPCESGMDIHSCGGGTDNVEIAAMAAPRPQLVVSDGGDWTDKMPEHDFPYLQKMYSWYGKKADVQNVHLPAEKHDFGINKRTAVYHFMAQYLGLNIKAIENKQGWIDESKITIEEENKMYVFGDHGERLPAHAVKGFDNLSAIFEAAIK from the coding sequence ATGCTTTACTTGCGTCGCACTCTTGTACTTTGGGTAACGCTGCTCGGCTTTTTTGCCGGGGCACAGGAAAACACGGATAACCGTTATGCCGAGCCGTTAGATCAGGTATTGAAGCATATTGAAACCCGCTATGGCATTGCCATCCGTTATCCGGATTCATTGGTAAAAGGAAAGATGCTCAACTATGCCCGTTGGCGTTTTCGTCCGGATGTGGAGGAAACGTTGAAGGACGTGCTGGCTCCCTTTGATCTGAAAGCAAAAAAAGACGGCGACAAAAAATATAAGATCGGAGATTACGAATATTATCGCTGGGCAGTGGAAGATGGCTGGGCCGAGCTGGATCGGATTGCGGCACAGTATAAAAATACAACGGAATGGGAGGCACGAAAAAAAGAATTAAAACAATGCATTCTTGAAAAATTGCAGCTGGCAAAATTACCATCCTGGCCCATCAGCAAGCCCATCATCACCCCGTTAAGAAAATACAACGGCTATTCCGTTGAGAATATTGCGCTGGAAATACTGCCCGGAGTCTGGATCAATGGATCCCTGTATAAACCTGCAAACTATAAAGGAAAGATCCCGGTGATCCTGAACCCGGATGGTCACTGGCCGCAGCAGCGGTACCGTGCCGATTGCCAGCTGCGTTGCGCGGCTCTTGCAAAGATGGGCGCCATGGCCTTTAGCTACGACCTGTTTGCTTGGGGTGAATCCTTATTGCAATTCAGGTCCCAAGATCATCGCCGGAGTCTCGCCATGACCATACAGGCATTGGGTGCTATCCGCATCCTGGATTATCTGTTAGCATTAAAAGATGCAGATACCAGCCGGGTGGGTATTACAGGCGGCTCTGGTGGCGGAAGTCATACGGTTCTGATGACGGCCATTGATGATCGCATAAAAGTGTCTGCTCCGGTAGTTTCGCTTTCATCTTATTTCTATGGCGGCTGCCCTTGCGAAAGCGGTATGGACATTCATAGTTGCGGAGGTGGTACCGATAACGTAGAGATCGCTGCCATGGCCGCACCGCGTCCGCAACTGGTGGTAAGTGATGGAGGCGATTGGACGGATAAAATGCCCGAACATGATTTTCCTTACCTGCAGAAAATGTACAGCTGGTATGGAAAGAAAGCCGATGTACAGAACGTACATCTGCCCGCGGAAAAGCACGACTTCGGTATTAACAAGCGGACTGCAGTATATCATTTTATGGCGCAATACCTGGGACTGAATATTAAAGCCATTGAAAATAAACAGGGGTGGATTGATGAATCAAAAATCACGATCGAAGAAGAAAATAAAATGTATGTCTTTGGTGATCATGGCGAACGATTACCGGCGCATGCGGTAAAAGGATTTGATAACCTGTCAGCCATTTTTGAAGCAGCAATAAAATAG
- a CDS encoding sodium:solute symporter family transporter, with protein MNHLVSKLQPIDYAIVVVYLVVLLIIGYRASFGKKKKDETLFLAGKSLNWYNIGFNMWGTNVGPSMLLAFASIGYATGIVAGNFEWYAFVFLLLLAMVFAPRYLASKVTTMPEFMGQRYGEGTRNILAWYALIKMLISWLSLGLFAGGFLVRQILGIPMWQSVIVLVLFAALFAVAGGLKAIARVNVFQMILLIIVSCILCVLGVQRVGGLTALFAKTPASYWSLVKPASDPGYPWPAILLGYPVSAVAFFCTDQAMVQSVLGARNLEQGQLGVSFIGWLKILSIPLFIIPGIACSVLYPQLASPDEAYMTMVTNLFPAGLNGLVIVVLIAVLVGTIGSSLNALSTVFTTDIYVKKINPAATNRQIIKVGRLTVLAGCGFAILMAIAIDSIKGLNLFDVFQAVLGFIAPPLSAVFLLAVFWKKTTRRAVNFTLSWGSAISLGIGIVYLWVLPAKEYSFWPHYLLLSFFIFLLLVVVAVLLSVADPHPVRTAVATQELATPAKRVKIVWGALCMVMIILYLIFG; from the coding sequence ATGAATCATCTTGTTTCAAAATTACAGCCGATCGATTATGCCATTGTGGTGGTGTATCTTGTGGTGTTGCTGATCATTGGTTACCGCGCCAGCTTTGGTAAGAAGAAAAAGGATGAGACCCTGTTCCTGGCGGGCAAATCGCTCAACTGGTATAATATCGGGTTTAATATGTGGGGCACCAATGTAGGGCCGTCGATGCTGCTGGCCTTTGCCAGTATCGGCTATGCCACGGGCATTGTGGCCGGTAATTTTGAATGGTACGCTTTTGTATTCCTGCTGCTGTTGGCGATGGTGTTTGCCCCGCGCTACCTGGCCAGTAAGGTAACCACCATGCCAGAGTTCATGGGACAACGGTACGGCGAGGGCACGCGGAACATACTGGCCTGGTATGCATTGATAAAGATGCTGATCTCCTGGTTGTCGCTGGGCCTGTTTGCCGGTGGTTTCCTGGTGCGGCAGATCCTGGGCATACCGATGTGGCAATCGGTGATCGTGCTGGTATTATTTGCGGCGTTGTTTGCTGTAGCGGGCGGATTGAAAGCCATTGCACGGGTGAATGTCTTCCAGATGATCCTGCTGATCATTGTGTCCTGCATCCTTTGCGTGCTGGGCGTTCAGAGGGTGGGCGGACTTACCGCATTATTCGCCAAAACACCGGCATCTTATTGGAGTCTTGTTAAACCCGCATCGGATCCGGGTTATCCCTGGCCTGCCATTTTACTGGGTTATCCCGTATCGGCGGTTGCTTTCTTTTGCACGGATCAGGCCATGGTGCAATCGGTGCTGGGCGCGCGCAACCTGGAACAGGGACAACTGGGGGTGAGCTTTATCGGCTGGCTGAAGATCCTTTCTATTCCTTTGTTCATCATCCCCGGTATCGCCTGTTCGGTATTGTACCCGCAGCTGGCAAGTCCGGATGAGGCTTATATGACGATGGTCACCAACCTGTTCCCGGCCGGACTGAATGGCCTGGTGATCGTGGTGCTGATCGCGGTGCTGGTAGGCACCATTGGCTCTTCTTTAAATGCATTGAGTACGGTTTTTACAACGGATATCTATGTAAAGAAAATAAATCCTGCTGCTACCAACCGGCAGATCATTAAAGTGGGGCGGCTTACCGTGCTGGCGGGTTGCGGGTTTGCCATCTTAATGGCCATTGCCATTGACAGCATCAAAGGGCTTAATTTGTTTGATGTGTTCCAGGCGGTGCTGGGCTTTATTGCACCGCCCTTGTCGGCGGTGTTCCTGCTGGCGGTATTCTGGAAAAAGACCACACGCAGGGCCGTTAACTTTACGCTTTCCTGGGGATCGGCTATCAGTCTGGGTATCGGGATTGTTTACCTGTGGGTATTGCCGGCGAAAGAATATTCCTTCTGGCCACATTATTTGTTGTTGTCTTTCTTTATCTTCCTGTTGCTCGTTGTTGTTGCGGTGCTGCTCTCCGTTGCGGATCCGCATCCGGTGCGCACAGCAGTGGCCACACAGGAGCTGGCAACGCCTGCAAAGCGGGTAAAGATCGTGTGGGGTGCCTTGTGTATGGTAATGATCATTTTGTATTTAATATTTGGTTAG
- a CDS encoding helix-turn-helix domain-containing protein, whose translation MDKKVHEGRNVKRFREMLGIKQDALAFELGDDWNQQKISLLEQKETIDPVLLQQISTALKIPAEAIRNFDEDMAVNIIANTFDNGSILNGINHNPTFHPIDKLIQLHEEKIALYERMLKEKDEMMARLEKLLEKK comes from the coding sequence ATGGACAAGAAGGTACATGAAGGACGAAACGTAAAACGCTTCCGCGAAATGCTGGGTATCAAACAGGATGCGCTGGCTTTTGAGCTGGGCGATGACTGGAACCAGCAAAAAATCTCCTTACTGGAACAAAAAGAAACCATTGATCCGGTATTGTTGCAACAAATTTCCACGGCACTAAAAATACCTGCAGAAGCAATTCGGAATTTTGATGAAGATATGGCTGTTAATATCATCGCGAATACATTTGATAATGGTTCTATTTTGAATGGCATTAATCATAACCCAACATTTCATCCTATCGACAAACTTATTCAATTACATGAAGAAAAAATTGCTCTTTATGAACGAATGCTGAAGGAAAAGGATGAAATGATGGCAAGGCTGGAGAAGTTATTGGAAAAGAAGTAA
- a CDS encoding dihydrodipicolinate synthase family protein, whose protein sequence is MKAIAGKFVPVMITPFNLKAGIDYDAVTELVAFYLEAGVEGFFANCLSSEMFSITEEERLALTQHVVKCVNGRVPVVATGSFGLTVEDKALFTKKIYDTGVDAVIMISGHFAKVEEDDAVLLRNFEKLFALTGDIPLGIYECPAPYKRILGADVFKQLLQSNRLVYHKDTSITHENVKAKLDVLKAAGSTLEFYDAHTPNALFSMQQGAVGMSSISGNFYPEVLVWMVKNASNPEQQELAKWLQEELTSVDPMIHQAYPMSAKYFLEKRGLPVRTISRAYALHLTPEQKKQVDALYDRFLGWCSRLGIQPVGV, encoded by the coding sequence ATGAAAGCGATTGCAGGAAAGTTTGTACCGGTAATGATCACGCCCTTCAACCTGAAAGCCGGTATCGATTATGACGCGGTAACGGAGCTGGTGGCGTTCTACCTGGAAGCCGGGGTAGAAGGCTTTTTCGCCAACTGCCTCAGCAGCGAAATGTTCAGCATTACAGAAGAAGAACGGCTGGCACTCACACAGCATGTGGTCAAATGTGTCAACGGACGCGTACCGGTGGTGGCTACCGGTTCCTTCGGACTTACGGTGGAAGATAAGGCACTCTTTACAAAAAAAATCTACGATACAGGTGTGGACGCGGTTATTATGATCAGCGGCCATTTTGCAAAAGTAGAAGAAGACGATGCGGTATTGCTGCGCAATTTTGAAAAACTGTTTGCGCTTACCGGTGATATCCCTTTAGGCATTTATGAATGCCCGGCACCTTACAAACGTATCCTGGGCGCGGATGTTTTTAAGCAGCTCTTACAGTCCAACCGGTTGGTCTATCACAAGGATACGTCCATCACGCATGAAAATGTAAAAGCCAAGCTGGATGTGCTAAAAGCGGCCGGCAGTACGCTTGAGTTTTATGATGCGCATACGCCCAATGCCTTGTTCAGTATGCAACAGGGCGCCGTGGGCATGTCGTCCATATCCGGAAATTTTTATCCCGAGGTGCTGGTGTGGATGGTGAAAAATGCTAGCAATCCGGAGCAACAGGAACTGGCAAAATGGTTGCAGGAGGAGCTGACCAGTGTAGATCCCATGATCCACCAGGCCTATCCCATGAGCGCCAAATATTTTCTGGAAAAACGCGGACTGCCGGTGCGTACCATCAGCAGAGCCTATGCTTTGCATCTTACTCCGGAGCAGAAAAAGCAAGTAGATGCGCTGTACGACCGGTTCCTGGGCTGGTGCAGCCGGTTAGGAATTCAGCCCGTGGGGGTATAA